A single window of Acetobacteraceae bacterium DNA harbors:
- the ccmE gene encoding cytochrome c maturation protein CcmE yields MTSPFQEFKKSLPAKWRRLLAVLVILLSLSLALFFFLRAFSTNLLFFTTPSQLSSQQVPLNKEVRLGGMVVSESWRQGERDHHPFHWFEVTDGQASQKVYYAGIMPDLFREGQSVVVLGHLNKDNNFIASEVLARHDETYMPPEVAKALQESGKWDPRFGPPPDPKEWQAMIKSK; encoded by the coding sequence ATGACCTCGCCCTTCCAAGAATTTAAGAAATCCCTTCCGGCAAAATGGCGACGTCTTTTAGCTGTCCTTGTTATTTTACTTTCTCTAAGTCTTGCCCTCTTTTTCTTTTTACGGGCTTTTTCGACAAATCTCTTATTTTTCACAACCCCTTCCCAACTTAGCAGTCAACAAGTTCCGCTAAATAAAGAAGTTCGTTTAGGCGGCATGGTCGTCTCAGAAAGCTGGCGTCAGGGAGAGCGAGATCATCACCCTTTCCACTGGTTTGAAGTAACAGACGGACAGGCCAGCCAAAAAGTCTATTATGCTGGTATCATGCCGGATCTTTTCCGTGAGGGGCAGTCAGTTGTCGTCTTAGGACATTTAAATAAAGATAATAATTTTATTGCAAGTGAAGTTCTCGCACGTCATGACGAAACCTATATGCCGCCCGAAGTTGCCAAGGCCCTGCAAGAAAGTGGCAAATGGGACCCTCGTTTTGGGCCGCCGCCTGATCCAAAAGAATGGCAGGCAATGATTAAAAGCAAATGA
- a CDS encoding heme lyase CcmF/NrfE family subunit, giving the protein MNFFFSLLNPETGLFALILAICFWFSQALIAFLGFLFPQEKSLIPTFKGIALAGMVSIVTAMLTLLVAFGHNDFSLQLVTENSESSAPLLYRLAGSWGNHNGSLLLWLCLLGICNYVAVKNLSYLKDTALSQISFLILGLVTGGLGLFSLLTSNPFCRLFPAPSEGSGLNPLLLDPGLACHPPLLYSGYVAFCVPFALTISALFNGKMSEELLLALRKWALIGWSLLSGGILLGAWWAYGTLGWGGYWFWDPVENASLMPWLTATALLHASAVSVSQKRMICWSFALSLTSFILSLMATFFVRSGIMNSVHSFAANPEKGEGILLLLSLTIIGGFGLFALRSPLFKDQKKAIPLISTENAIVLNNILLCAMMVTVLTGTLYPPLSQFIAGHILSVGKPFFDQTILPMAWPLLLLMGIAFFLPLKEEVTLAAFLRKISLPALSSLIALPFIYAMGMNIAGDLFFFAAIWMILGSFQSLYATFFSAKQNEPFLNRLKKKSKLFYAITAHIGVGIAVLGLSGLTASQGDVVSLAEGENVTIGHDRWQLDSVTKISASDYQGVKAHLSIWKDQKKCAILTPERRFYRRQRQAISTPAIKHQFFQDRYAVLSTLSQEKGETKYLLKLRTHPLGSWFWIGGLIAVLAVVFAHLRPIWFTPFSKSSL; this is encoded by the coding sequence ATGAATTTCTTTTTTTCGCTTTTGAATCCGGAAACAGGCTTATTTGCGCTTATCCTTGCCATTTGTTTTTGGTTTTCTCAGGCTCTTATCGCTTTTTTAGGATTTCTTTTTCCACAGGAAAAAAGCCTTATCCCGACTTTTAAAGGAATTGCCCTTGCTGGCATGGTCTCCATTGTCACGGCCATGCTCACTTTGCTGGTTGCTTTTGGCCATAATGATTTTTCATTGCAGCTTGTCACAGAAAATTCTGAATCTTCTGCGCCGCTTCTTTACAGGTTGGCAGGAAGCTGGGGCAATCATAACGGCTCCTTGCTCTTATGGTTATGCCTGCTCGGCATTTGCAATTATGTGGCCGTTAAAAATCTCTCTTACTTGAAAGATACTGCCTTAAGCCAAATAAGTTTCCTAATTTTGGGACTTGTTACCGGCGGATTAGGACTGTTTTCGCTACTGACCTCCAATCCTTTTTGCCGTCTTTTTCCAGCGCCAAGCGAGGGGTCTGGATTAAATCCCCTTTTGCTTGACCCCGGCCTTGCCTGTCATCCTCCCCTTCTTTATTCGGGATATGTCGCCTTTTGTGTTCCTTTTGCGCTCACAATTTCCGCTCTTTTTAATGGTAAAATGAGTGAAGAACTGCTGCTCGCTTTGCGAAAATGGGCTTTAATCGGCTGGAGCCTCCTTTCCGGTGGTATCTTGCTCGGTGCCTGGTGGGCTTATGGCACGCTGGGATGGGGTGGATACTGGTTCTGGGACCCCGTAGAAAATGCCTCTTTGATGCCTTGGCTAACCGCCACGGCGCTTTTACATGCAAGCGCTGTGAGCGTCAGCCAAAAACGGATGATCTGCTGGAGCTTCGCCCTTTCGCTTACAAGCTTTATCCTATCGCTCATGGCAACTTTTTTCGTACGCTCCGGCATTATGAACTCTGTCCATTCTTTTGCTGCCAACCCAGAAAAAGGCGAAGGGATTCTTCTTTTGCTTAGCCTAACGATTATTGGCGGATTCGGCTTGTTTGCTCTGCGCTCCCCCCTCTTTAAAGATCAAAAAAAAGCTATTCCGCTGATTTCAACGGAAAATGCCATCGTCCTCAATAATATTCTTCTCTGTGCGATGATGGTGACAGTTTTAACAGGGACATTATACCCGCCCCTATCCCAATTTATCGCTGGACATATTCTCTCTGTCGGGAAACCCTTTTTTGATCAAACCATTCTGCCAATGGCATGGCCGCTTTTACTCCTCATGGGGATTGCCTTTTTTCTGCCATTGAAGGAAGAAGTCACTCTCGCTGCCTTCCTCCGAAAAATCTCTCTGCCAGCACTGAGCAGTCTCATCGCCCTTCCTTTTATCTATGCAATGGGGATGAATATTGCCGGAGATCTGTTCTTTTTTGCCGCAATCTGGATGATTTTAGGGAGCTTTCAAAGCCTTTATGCTACCTTTTTCTCTGCCAAGCAGAATGAACCCTTTCTCAATCGACTAAAAAAGAAGTCAAAACTTTTTTATGCCATTACGGCCCATATCGGCGTTGGCATTGCTGTTCTAGGCCTTTCAGGGCTTACAGCCTCTCAAGGAGATGTTGTTTCTCTCGCCGAAGGAGAAAATGTGACGATCGGACATGATCGCTGGCAGCTTGATTCGGTGACAAAAATTTCTGCCTCTGATTATCAAGGGGTTAAAGCACATCTTTCCATCTGGAAAGATCAAAAAAAATGCGCAATCCTAACACCAGAACGCCGATTTTACCGCCGCCAAAGACAGGCCATTTCAACGCCAGCCATTAAGCATCAATTTTTCCAAGACCGCTATGCCGTTCTTTCGACGCTGTCGCAAGAAAAAGGAGAAACAAAATATCTCCTAAAATTAAGGACTCATCCTCTCGGTTCTTGGTTCTGGATTGGGGGGCTTATCGCTGTTCTTGCTGTCGTTTTTGCCCATTTAAGACCCATATGGTTTACCCCCTTCTCAAAATCATCCCTTTAA
- a CDS encoding heme ABC transporter permease, with amino-acid sequence MPKASRSSFSNSQGKVQSYFHYFGNPTRLRKFLSFFLNYLGWAALLFLLIGLFLVSFYAPQDWQQGAVFKLIYLHVPLAWLSCSFYLLLSFFCLLFLVWKNPLAGLLASQTAPVGLIASALCLITGALWGRPTWGTWWVWDARLTSVLILFFLYLGFIALQKSYKNNPEGMRLCALLGLVGAVDLPIIHFSVQWWSTLHQGPTFRLGHMPPMPMQMWLPLLFTFLGFSLGGLWLILAKTYTALRARQLKGLLETETPHSSAYTIGNIP; translated from the coding sequence ATGCCTAAGGCTTCCCGCTCTTCTTTCTCTAATTCACAAGGGAAAGTCCAATCTTATTTCCATTATTTCGGCAATCCAACACGTTTACGGAAATTTCTTTCCTTTTTCTTAAACTATCTTGGATGGGCGGCGCTCCTTTTTCTTCTCATAGGTCTTTTTCTTGTCTCCTTCTATGCCCCGCAAGATTGGCAGCAAGGGGCAGTTTTTAAACTGATCTATCTCCATGTGCCGCTTGCATGGCTTAGCTGTAGCTTTTACCTGCTTTTAAGCTTTTTCTGCCTCCTCTTTCTGGTTTGGAAAAATCCCCTTGCGGGCCTTTTAGCCTCGCAAACAGCACCAGTCGGCCTTATTGCCTCTGCTTTGTGCCTGATAACGGGCGCTTTATGGGGTCGACCAACATGGGGAACATGGTGGGTTTGGGATGCACGCCTGACCTCTGTGCTTATTTTATTTTTTCTCTATCTTGGTTTTATCGCCCTCCAAAAAAGCTATAAAAATAATCCGGAAGGCATGCGCCTTTGCGCCCTTCTTGGCCTTGTCGGAGCCGTTGATCTGCCAATCATTCATTTTAGCGTTCAATGGTGGAGTACCCTTCACCAAGGCCCTACCTTCCGCCTAGGGCACATGCCGCCAATGCCGATGCAAATGTGGCTTCCGCTGCTTTTCACCTTTTTAGGTTTTAGTCTTGGCGGGTTATGGCTGATTTTAGCCAAAACTTATACCGCCCTAAGAGCCCGCCAACTCAAAGGATTACTGGAAACAGAAACACCGCATAGCTCTGCCTATACGATTGGGAATATTCCATGA
- a CDS encoding EVE domain-containing protein encodes MSSSSRFWLLKTEPNCFCWDEQLKAGIEPWDGVRNFQARKNMYAMEVGDLCFFYHTGKERSVVGIVEVASATYPDPTDSEGKWPCIDVKTVKSFKNPVALKWMKMDSVLENADFLRQGRLSVAELTKEEFDRICLLGETQI; translated from the coding sequence ATGTCATCCTCTTCTCGGTTTTGGCTGTTAAAAACCGAACCAAATTGTTTTTGCTGGGATGAGCAACTTAAGGCTGGCATAGAGCCGTGGGATGGGGTTCGTAATTTTCAGGCCAGAAAAAATATGTATGCAATGGAAGTCGGCGATTTATGTTTTTTCTATCATACAGGCAAAGAACGTAGCGTTGTCGGCATTGTCGAGGTGGCGAGCGCAACCTATCCCGATCCGACAGATTCCGAAGGGAAATGGCCTTGTATTGATGTCAAAACGGTTAAAAGCTTTAAAAATCCTGTTGCATTAAAATGGATGAAGATGGATTCCGTTTTGGAAAATGCTGATTTTTTAAGGCAAGGCCGTCTTTCCGTTGCAGAATTAACCAAAGAGGAATTTGATCGGATCTGCCTCTTAGGTGAGACGCAAATTTAG